A stretch of the Kushneria konosiri genome encodes the following:
- a CDS encoding TDT family transporter: MSLSVRDLQAIPTPLAGLALGIASLGWSWESFAPLGGWAQLTGAVIAAALLLALAGRFMVYPQSLWADLAHPVVGSVVPTFAMALMVISKSVGTWLLPAAGATLWLMAVMLHLIFLVAFITHRLRAFELHHMVPAWFVPPVGIIVADVAFPDIAELQPLAMGLLYSGMLLYAVLLPVMMYRLLFIEEIPDPAKPTIAIMAAPASLSLAGYLTVSAAPSPLIVALLAGIAVLMTLVIYLAFIKLLRLPYSPGYAAFTFPMVIGATAMTKTADWMTGHGFSVHEIELVRGLATLELGVATVIVGYVSLRYLGACRPVRGRRNAMAAI, encoded by the coding sequence ATGTCGTTATCCGTTCGAGATTTGCAGGCCATTCCGACGCCCCTTGCCGGTCTGGCGCTGGGTATTGCCAGCCTGGGCTGGAGCTGGGAGAGCTTCGCCCCGCTGGGCGGCTGGGCACAGCTGACGGGCGCCGTCATCGCCGCCGCGCTGCTGCTGGCACTCGCGGGTCGATTCATGGTTTATCCGCAGTCGCTGTGGGCGGATCTGGCCCACCCGGTGGTGGGCAGTGTCGTGCCCACCTTTGCCATGGCACTGATGGTGATCTCGAAAAGCGTGGGCACGTGGCTGCTGCCGGCGGCGGGGGCGACGCTCTGGCTGATGGCGGTGATGCTGCACCTGATCTTTCTTGTGGCCTTTATCACACATCGCCTGCGCGCCTTTGAACTGCATCACATGGTGCCGGCATGGTTTGTGCCACCGGTCGGTATCATCGTGGCCGACGTGGCCTTCCCGGACATTGCCGAACTTCAGCCGCTGGCCATGGGGCTGCTCTATTCGGGCATGCTGCTGTATGCCGTGCTGCTGCCGGTCATGATGTACCGACTGCTGTTTATCGAGGAGATCCCCGATCCGGCCAAACCGACCATCGCCATCATGGCCGCCCCCGCCAGCCTGTCGCTGGCCGGCTATCTCACCGTGTCAGCCGCTCCCTCACCGCTGATTGTCGCACTGCTGGCAGGCATTGCGGTGTTGATGACGCTGGTCATCTATCTGGCCTTCATCAAACTGCTGCGCCTTCCCTATAGCCCGGGCTACGCCGCCTTTACCTTCCCCATGGTCATCGGCGCCACGGCCATGACCAAAACCGCCGACTGGATGACCGGGCACGGGTTCAGCGTTCACGAGATCGAGCTTGTGCGCGGGCTGGCGACGCTGGAACTCGGGGTGGCGACCGTCATCGTGGGTTACGTCAGCCTGCGCTATCTGGGCGCCTGTCGCCCCGTCAGAGGACGGCGCAATGCCATGGCCGCCATTTGA
- a CDS encoding LysR family transcriptional regulator, with protein sequence MAVTLRQLQVFIAVVRERTLTAAAASLHLTKPAVSVALSELEKQCGKTLFDRHRNRLHLNDQGRRLLPLADELLMRSDAIDRLFEDDVPGGQLRVGASYTIGHQLLPALLQAFRTDTGHRDQRVTIANSTAICQALEAFELDVGMIEGRIVDDRFDVLPWCHDHMRVVAAPGHPLARRQRVELAELADHDWLLREPGSGTREQFMRFIAPGLPQWRLGMEINSAEAIINAAAVGLGLTCVSALEVQHALSDGRLVEIPVNLEMTREFSLVLHRDKYRSPLIECFVAFCLAHPHEAPF encoded by the coding sequence ATGGCCGTCACACTGCGACAACTGCAGGTGTTTATCGCTGTGGTGCGGGAGCGAACGTTGACGGCGGCGGCAGCATCGCTTCATCTGACCAAGCCGGCGGTCAGCGTGGCACTCTCGGAGCTGGAGAAACAGTGTGGAAAGACCCTGTTTGACCGTCATCGCAACCGCCTTCATCTCAACGATCAGGGGCGTCGACTGCTGCCGCTGGCGGACGAGCTCCTGATGCGAAGCGACGCCATCGATCGGCTGTTTGAAGACGATGTTCCCGGCGGGCAGCTGCGCGTCGGTGCCAGCTACACGATCGGCCATCAGCTTCTGCCGGCGCTGCTGCAGGCGTTTCGCACCGACACCGGCCACCGGGATCAGCGCGTCACGATCGCCAACAGTACGGCCATCTGTCAGGCACTGGAAGCCTTCGAGCTGGATGTCGGCATGATCGAGGGGCGCATCGTTGATGATCGTTTCGATGTTCTGCCGTGGTGTCACGACCACATGCGGGTGGTGGCCGCCCCCGGACATCCGCTGGCCCGGCGTCAGAGGGTCGAGCTTGCCGAACTGGCCGATCACGACTGGCTGCTGCGTGAGCCGGGGTCCGGCACGCGCGAGCAGTTCATGCGCTTTATCGCCCCCGGGTTGCCTCAGTGGCGCCTGGGCATGGAGATCAACTCCGCCGAGGCGATCATCAATGCCGCCGCGGTCGGACTGGGGCTGACCTGCGTCTCGGCGCTGGAAGTGCAGCACGCCCTGAGCGATGGTCGGCTGGTCGAGATTCCGGTCAATCTCGAGATGACCCGCGAGTTCAGTCTGGTGTTGCACCGCGACAAATATCGCAGCCCGCTGATCGAGTGCTTTGTCGCGTTCTGTCTGGCGCATCCGCATGAGGCGCCATTCTGA
- the norR gene encoding nitric oxide reductase transcriptional regulator NorR produces the protein MTIFSRALRDLLAALSDGKGFDALHPQWSRLLAALVGHYPADASTLMVSVEGGLQPVAVLGMGHEVCGRRFQLNAHPRLAAIAAHPGVCRFPCDCTLPDPFDGLLDADLTHVHDCMGVALRDGDRLLGMLTLDALIPQQMLGIDDEELMAAAELLATCLRLTGQLEDTRSRLNQVLSSDQSASLHTPGWRSPAMTRLHESMALVAPTDLSVLLHGETGVGKEHLTRHLHERSRRASGPLVRVNCATLPESLIESALFGHRRGAFSGANRDHRGHFAMADGGTLMLDEIGELPLSQQPRLLRVLQEGEIQPLGSDQPIKVDVRLVAVTNRDLAEEVAAGRFREDLYHRLSVFPLRIPSLRERREDILLLAGHFLEDNRVRLGLANLRLDIGAEQALLAWHWPGNVRELEHTLSRAALRAMGEARSESRRSAVVCIGVRHLDLPLEAATGSARPLVASLSTSSHFQPAVDNALSLREATDTFQRHHIEQVLMAHDYNWAASARALDLDSANLHRLGRRLGLK, from the coding sequence ATGACCATCTTTTCAAGAGCGCTGCGGGATCTGCTGGCCGCCCTGAGTGACGGCAAGGGTTTTGATGCGCTGCATCCGCAGTGGTCGCGGCTGCTGGCGGCGCTGGTCGGCCACTATCCGGCCGATGCCAGCACGCTGATGGTCAGCGTCGAAGGCGGGCTTCAGCCGGTGGCGGTGCTGGGTATGGGCCACGAAGTCTGTGGTCGGCGCTTTCAGCTCAATGCTCACCCAAGGCTGGCCGCTATTGCTGCCCATCCAGGCGTCTGTCGTTTCCCGTGTGATTGTACTCTGCCGGACCCCTTCGATGGCCTGCTTGATGCCGACCTGACCCATGTTCATGACTGCATGGGCGTGGCGCTGCGCGACGGTGACCGGCTGCTGGGCATGCTGACGCTGGATGCCCTGATCCCTCAGCAGATGCTCGGCATCGATGACGAGGAGTTGATGGCCGCCGCCGAGCTTTTGGCCACCTGTCTGCGTCTGACCGGCCAGCTCGAGGACACCCGCTCCAGGCTCAACCAGGTGCTGTCATCAGATCAGAGTGCGTCACTGCACACCCCTGGCTGGCGCAGCCCGGCCATGACCCGGCTTCATGAAAGCATGGCACTGGTGGCTCCCACCGATCTGAGCGTACTGCTGCACGGCGAAACCGGCGTGGGCAAGGAGCATCTGACTCGCCACCTGCATGAGCGTTCACGCCGTGCCAGCGGCCCACTGGTTCGGGTCAACTGCGCCACGCTGCCCGAATCACTGATTGAAAGCGCGCTGTTTGGCCATCGACGCGGCGCCTTCTCGGGCGCCAATCGTGACCATCGCGGCCACTTTGCCATGGCCGATGGTGGCACCCTGATGCTCGATGAAATCGGTGAACTGCCGCTGTCACAGCAGCCGCGATTGCTGCGCGTGCTGCAGGAGGGCGAGATTCAGCCGCTGGGCAGCGATCAGCCAATAAAGGTGGATGTGCGACTGGTGGCCGTCACCAACCGTGATCTGGCCGAGGAAGTTGCCGCAGGGCGCTTTCGTGAGGATCTTTATCACCGATTGAGCGTCTTTCCGCTGCGCATTCCGTCGCTGCGTGAACGTCGCGAAGACATCCTGCTGCTGGCCGGGCATTTTCTGGAGGACAATCGGGTGCGTCTCGGGCTTGCCAATCTGCGGCTGGACATCGGCGCCGAGCAGGCACTGCTGGCCTGGCACTGGCCCGGCAACGTGCGCGAGCTTGAACACACCCTGAGCCGAGCGGCCCTGCGTGCCATGGGCGAGGCACGTTCGGAATCGCGCCGGTCGGCCGTGGTCTGCATCGGCGTCAGACATCTGGACCTGCCCCTCGAGGCGGCGACAGGAAGCGCCAGGCCGCTGGTCGCCAGTTTATCCACATCCTCACACTTTCAACCGGCTGTGGATAACGCGCTCTCCCTGCGAGAAGCCACTGATACCTTCCAACGCCATCACATCGAACAGGTACTGATGGCACACGATTACAACTGGGCTGCCAGCGCCCGGGCGCTCGATCTGGACAGCGCCAACCTGCACCGGCTTGGCCGGCGACTGGGGCTTAAATAG
- a CDS encoding ArsR/SmtB family transcription factor produces MDINTILSALANPVRLDIVCWLKEPERHFPPQKEIAPPGGICVSHIREKTGLSQPTISLYLSTLSRAGLVSSQRVGQWTYYRYEHVVAEAFLDALGERLLNR; encoded by the coding sequence ATGGATATCAATACGATTTTAAGCGCACTGGCCAACCCGGTGCGTCTGGACATTGTGTGCTGGCTCAAGGAGCCGGAGCGCCACTTCCCGCCTCAAAAGGAGATTGCCCCGCCCGGGGGCATCTGCGTCAGCCACATTCGCGAAAAGACCGGCCTTTCCCAGCCGACCATCTCGCTGTACCTGTCGACGCTCTCCCGCGCGGGGCTTGTCTCGTCACAGCGGGTGGGCCAGTGGACCTATTACCGTTACGAACATGTGGTCGCCGAGGCCTTTCTCGACGCGCTCGGTGAGCGGCTTTTGAATCGCTGA
- a CDS encoding NADH:flavin oxidoreductase, with protein sequence MKTSAQALAAPLFEPLSLGPVTIPNRIVMAPMTRNQSPGGVPGDDVAAYYKSRAEGGVGLIITEGTYIDHPGANGYPAVPAFYGEAALAGWKKVVDGVHAAGGRIVPQLWHVGRERRPGVEPDMSVPGFGPMSIVEDGVEVVKAMTEQDIQDVAASFARAAREAKAIGFDGIELHGAHGYLIDQFLWAQSNQRRDEYGGSVENRLRFPRLIVRAVREAVGPDFPIIFRFSQWKLSDYEARIAETPEALGELLNPLAADGVDIFHASTRRVWEPAFEGSSKTLATWARELTGCPVIAVGSVGLDKTFRTGHFTRTEDPTSKSRVNVEELAMWRARGDFDMIAIGRALLSDPQWARKVRDGRLDELSDFDTRALDELVR encoded by the coding sequence ATGAAGACATCAGCACAGGCCCTGGCAGCACCACTGTTTGAACCGCTTTCACTCGGCCCGGTCACGATCCCCAACCGTATCGTCATGGCCCCCATGACGCGCAACCAGTCACCGGGCGGGGTGCCGGGCGATGACGTGGCCGCCTATTACAAAAGCCGCGCCGAAGGCGGTGTGGGGCTGATCATCACGGAAGGCACCTACATCGATCACCCCGGTGCCAACGGCTACCCTGCCGTGCCGGCCTTCTACGGCGAGGCGGCACTGGCCGGCTGGAAGAAGGTGGTCGACGGCGTCCATGCCGCGGGTGGCAGGATCGTTCCGCAGCTGTGGCATGTCGGTCGCGAACGTCGCCCCGGTGTCGAGCCGGACATGAGCGTGCCGGGATTCGGGCCGATGTCGATCGTCGAGGACGGTGTCGAGGTCGTAAAGGCGATGACCGAGCAGGACATCCAGGACGTGGCAGCCTCCTTTGCCCGCGCCGCGCGCGAGGCGAAAGCGATCGGGTTTGACGGCATCGAGCTGCACGGCGCGCACGGCTATCTGATCGATCAGTTCCTGTGGGCGCAGAGCAATCAGCGCCGCGATGAATACGGCGGCAGCGTGGAAAATCGGCTGCGCTTTCCGCGTTTGATCGTGCGTGCGGTGCGTGAGGCGGTCGGTCCGGACTTCCCGATCATCTTCCGCTTTTCACAGTGGAAGCTCTCCGACTACGAAGCGCGCATTGCCGAGACGCCCGAGGCGCTGGGCGAGCTGCTTAATCCGCTGGCCGCCGATGGCGTGGACATCTTCCACGCCAGCACACGCCGTGTGTGGGAGCCGGCCTTTGAGGGCAGCAGCAAGACGCTGGCCACCTGGGCGCGTGAACTGACCGGCTGTCCGGTGATTGCCGTGGGTAGCGTGGGGCTCGACAAGACCTTTCGCACCGGGCATTTCACCCGCACCGAAGATCCGACCTCCAAAAGCCGGGTCAACGTCGAGGAGCTGGCCATGTGGCGCGCCCGCGGTGATTTCGACATGATCGCCATCGGTCGCGCCCTGCTCTCCGACCCGCAATGGGCCCGCAAGGTACGTGACGGCCGACTCGATGAGCTGAGTGACTTCGATACCCGCGCGCTGGATGAGCTGGTGCGCTGA
- a CDS encoding LysR family transcriptional regulator → MTNSPIRLNLRALEQYIAVAEERHFHRAAQRLNMSQPPLTHAIRRLEETLGVVLIERGQRVLGLTTAGQVFLEEAKRKLEQATHAVSVTRDIADGRTGTVRLGYVGSALYGRLPEILSNFRRGFPDIRLELREATTTAQLAALREDRLDIGILIPPLADASDLELADFDQDRLCMALPVHHPLVMGTEPTLEVLADEPFILWPMLEGRGFHLQVFRLCAHAGFVPTVVQEAHGMHAVLSLVAAGAGVSIVPESMQGFRSDRIRYFPIQGLESTFALMLATRKTTPATETFLQAARFHQ, encoded by the coding sequence GTGACCAATAGCCCCATTCGTCTCAACCTTCGTGCGCTGGAGCAATACATTGCCGTGGCCGAGGAGCGTCATTTCCATCGTGCGGCGCAACGCCTGAACATGTCACAGCCGCCGCTGACGCATGCCATTCGAAGACTTGAAGAAACGCTCGGTGTGGTTCTGATCGAACGCGGCCAGCGAGTGCTGGGCCTGACGACCGCCGGGCAGGTCTTTCTGGAAGAAGCCAAACGCAAGCTTGAGCAGGCGACGCACGCCGTTTCCGTCACCCGTGACATCGCTGACGGGCGCACCGGTACAGTAAGGCTGGGCTACGTTGGCAGTGCGCTTTACGGTCGGCTGCCGGAGATTCTGAGCAACTTTCGCAGGGGCTTCCCAGACATTCGACTGGAGCTTCGTGAAGCCACTACGACCGCTCAACTGGCAGCCCTTCGGGAAGACAGGCTGGATATAGGCATCCTCATTCCGCCTCTGGCCGATGCCAGCGACCTTGAACTTGCCGACTTTGATCAGGACCGCCTTTGCATGGCGCTACCGGTTCATCATCCGCTGGTCATGGGGACCGAACCGACCCTTGAGGTGCTGGCCGACGAGCCCTTCATTCTCTGGCCGATGCTGGAAGGACGCGGCTTTCATCTACAGGTCTTTCGGCTGTGTGCCCATGCCGGATTCGTGCCGACAGTGGTTCAGGAGGCCCATGGCATGCATGCCGTGCTGTCACTGGTCGCAGCGGGAGCGGGCGTCTCCATTGTGCCCGAGAGCATGCAGGGTTTCAGAAGCGATCGTATCCGCTACTTTCCGATTCAGGGTCTGGAGAGTACCTTTGCGCTGATGCTGGCCACACGTAAAACAACACCGGCGACGGAGACCTTCCTTCAGGCAGCCCGATTCCATCAATGA
- a CDS encoding SDR family NAD(P)-dependent oxidoreductase encodes MTFERQVILLTGAGRGLGLAYARYLAALGATIVLQDTGADRYGFGEDDAVAEMAAERLRFMGGRVHAMGGSLDSRKQCHRLVETVLERHGRLDGLIHNAGWVAHQEVEEIDEVAFDSMMTIAARAPLWLAQAAWPAMKAAGGGRIVVTTSCRAIYPQYVQKGLASYAAAKMAALGIVNVLAREGASHKIVVNALSPVAKTRMWGVDGEPEELRPDEVAPGAAFLVSEACVDGGWVLRAANGQFHATRATEAEGVDYPQDLQGVCATSAAEIAARWSRIALPAVEPRSR; translated from the coding sequence ATGACATTCGAGAGGCAGGTCATACTGTTGACCGGTGCTGGCCGAGGGCTGGGACTGGCTTATGCACGCTATCTGGCCGCTCTGGGGGCCACAATTGTCCTGCAGGATACGGGGGCTGACCGCTATGGTTTCGGAGAGGATGACGCCGTAGCGGAGATGGCCGCAGAGCGACTCCGTTTCATGGGCGGTCGGGTACATGCCATGGGCGGCTCACTGGACTCGCGCAAGCAGTGTCATCGTCTGGTTGAAACGGTGCTTGAAAGGCACGGACGGCTGGATGGCCTGATTCACAATGCCGGCTGGGTCGCGCATCAGGAAGTTGAAGAGATCGATGAGGTTGCCTTTGACAGCATGATGACCATCGCAGCCAGGGCTCCGCTATGGCTGGCCCAGGCCGCCTGGCCGGCCATGAAAGCGGCTGGTGGTGGTCGAATCGTCGTGACGACGTCCTGTCGTGCAATCTATCCGCAGTATGTTCAAAAGGGACTGGCGTCCTATGCCGCCGCCAAGATGGCGGCACTGGGCATCGTGAACGTACTCGCCCGGGAAGGTGCTTCCCATAAGATTGTGGTCAATGCGCTGTCGCCGGTAGCCAAAACCCGCATGTGGGGCGTGGACGGTGAGCCCGAAGAGCTGCGGCCGGATGAGGTGGCGCCCGGAGCGGCCTTTCTGGTGTCCGAGGCCTGTGTCGATGGTGGCTGGGTGCTGCGAGCGGCGAATGGGCAGTTTCATGCCACTCGGGCCACAGAAGCCGAGGGCGTGGATTATCCGCAGGATCTGCAGGGCGTTTGCGCCACTTCGGCAGCCGAGATCGCTGCCCGCTGGTCGCGGATTGCCCTGCCTGCCGTGGAGCCCCGCAGTCGCTGA
- a CDS encoding organic hydroperoxide resistance protein, with the protein MSIEKVLYRASAQATGGREGRAVSSDEKLDVLLSTPKELGGNGGDGTNPEQLFAAGYSACFMGALKHVAAQEKVKLPASAWVGAEVGIGAIETGFGIEVALNIRLPEMDQARANELVEKAHVVCPYSNATRGNIDVTLNVEV; encoded by the coding sequence ATGTCGATTGAAAAGGTACTCTACCGCGCCAGCGCTCAGGCCACTGGTGGCCGTGAAGGCCGCGCCGTCTCCTCTGACGAGAAACTCGATGTCCTTTTGAGCACCCCAAAGGAGCTTGGCGGTAACGGCGGCGACGGCACCAATCCGGAACAGCTTTTTGCCGCCGGCTATTCGGCCTGTTTCATGGGCGCGCTCAAGCACGTCGCCGCTCAGGAAAAGGTCAAGTTGCCGGCCAGTGCCTGGGTGGGTGCCGAAGTCGGGATCGGGGCGATCGAAACCGGCTTTGGCATCGAAGTGGCCCTGAACATTCGCCTCCCCGAGATGGATCAGGCCCGGGCCAATGAACTGGTCGAAAAGGCCCACGTGGTCTGCCCCTATTCCAATGCCACGCGCGGCAATATCGACGTGACACTCAACGTCGAGGTCTAA
- a CDS encoding MarR family winged helix-turn-helix transcriptional regulator → MTDNNDTTGQDNDMLALESQLCFALYATQLSMSKLYRRLLKQLDLTYPQYLVMQVLWQEDHLTVSGIGERLALDSATLTPLLKRLEGADLVRRQRSREDERQVEVSLTDRGSALRERARPLPAEVERASGCSSEEMKALRDQLNALKKQLDSI, encoded by the coding sequence ATGACCGATAACAACGACACTACCGGGCAGGACAACGACATGCTGGCACTGGAGTCACAGCTGTGTTTTGCGCTCTATGCCACTCAGCTGTCCATGAGCAAGCTCTATCGACGTCTGCTCAAGCAGCTGGATCTGACCTATCCCCAGTATCTGGTCATGCAGGTACTGTGGCAGGAAGACCATCTGACCGTGTCAGGTATCGGCGAGCGGCTGGCACTGGACTCCGCCACGCTGACCCCATTGCTCAAGCGACTGGAAGGCGCCGACCTGGTCAGACGTCAGCGCAGTCGCGAAGACGAACGCCAGGTCGAGGTGTCGTTGACCGACAGGGGCAGCGCACTGCGTGAAAGGGCGCGCCCACTGCCGGCAGAAGTCGAACGCGCCTCGGGATGCTCGAGTGAAGAAATGAAGGCGCTGCGCGATCAGCTCAACGCCTTGAAAAAGCAGCTGGACAGCATTTGA
- a CDS encoding MarR family winged helix-turn-helix transcriptional regulator, whose product MTDSMEPSKAETLTDLILTMFRTNNTTLAWGDRIVSPLGLTSARWQILGAIVQAERPQPVAWLARDLGANRQNVQRIVNDLHKDGLVSFEPNPHHRRAQLVVLTSRGQQTYGAAISLYNPLVEALAEELPPEDVQAAQRVLSALRARLETSSGE is encoded by the coding sequence ATGACAGATTCGATGGAACCGTCGAAAGCCGAAACGTTGACCGATTTGATCCTCACCATGTTTCGGACCAACAACACGACGCTCGCATGGGGGGATCGCATCGTGTCGCCACTCGGGCTCACCAGCGCGCGCTGGCAGATTCTGGGTGCCATCGTTCAGGCCGAGCGGCCTCAGCCGGTCGCATGGCTGGCGCGTGATCTGGGCGCGAACCGCCAGAATGTGCAGCGCATCGTCAACGATCTGCACAAGGATGGATTGGTGTCGTTCGAGCCGAACCCGCATCACAGACGGGCACAGCTTGTGGTCCTGACGTCCAGGGGGCAGCAGACCTATGGTGCCGCGATCAGCCTTTATAATCCGCTTGTAGAGGCATTGGCGGAGGAGCTGCCTCCTGAGGATGTCCAGGCCGCACAGCGTGTTTTGTCGGCACTACGCGCACGGCTTGAAACCTCCTCTGGTGAATAG
- a CDS encoding inositol monophosphatase family protein: MTLDQAATKTIIDIVRHAAKTEILPRFRRLDPDSIDTKSGPDDLVTIADKGAEKVITQGVARAFPKATIVGEEAVAEDKTLLDTIRDAEMAVIIDPIDGTWNFARNLNQFGVMVAVVSHGETVFGLLYDPLVDDWVMARKGEGAWYGRPDGTERRLQMSNTTRLSSMVGSTSIRRFPKETQYDLAGLFPDFDRMMSFGCACHEYRTMAFGFVDFMLTAKLMPWDHAAGVMIVQEAGGYAALLDGTPYNPTIHQGRMMAANSKDSWEALRDKFDFLID; this comes from the coding sequence ATGACCCTGGATCAGGCTGCCACCAAAACGATTATCGACATTGTTCGCCACGCGGCCAAAACCGAGATTCTGCCGCGTTTTCGCAGGCTCGATCCCGACAGCATCGACACCAAGAGCGGCCCGGATGACCTGGTCACCATTGCCGACAAGGGCGCCGAGAAGGTGATTACCCAGGGCGTGGCCCGCGCCTTTCCAAAAGCCACCATCGTGGGTGAGGAGGCCGTGGCCGAAGACAAGACGCTTCTGGACACCATTCGCGACGCCGAGATGGCCGTCATCATCGACCCGATCGATGGCACCTGGAATTTCGCGCGCAATCTCAATCAGTTCGGCGTCATGGTGGCCGTGGTCAGCCACGGCGAGACCGTGTTTGGTCTGCTGTATGACCCGCTGGTCGATGACTGGGTCATGGCCCGCAAGGGGGAGGGCGCCTGGTATGGCCGCCCGGACGGCACCGAGCGGCGCCTGCAGATGTCCAACACCACAAGGCTCTCCAGCATGGTCGGCTCCACCTCCATTCGCCGCTTCCCGAAGGAGACCCAGTACGATCTGGCCGGGCTTTTCCCCGACTTTGACCGCATGATGTCCTTTGGCTGTGCCTGTCACGAATATCGCACCATGGCGTTTGGCTTTGTCGACTTCATGCTGACCGCCAAGCTGATGCCCTGGGATCATGCTGCCGGTGTCATGATCGTTCAGGAAGCCGGCGGTTATGCCGCGCTGCTTGACGGCACACCCTATAACCCGACGATCCATCAGGGTCGCATGATGGCGGCCAACTCAAAGGACAGCTGGGAAGCCCTGCGCGACAAGTTCGATTTCCTGATCGACTGA